Proteins from a single region of Oceanispirochaeta sp.:
- a CDS encoding late competence development ComFB family protein has translation MSFFEDYNLDEIKNEVEEVAFRELERQLRAIRNEDICKCIDCVQDMACFALNQIKPRYAVSLLGSIFTKVETETLIKDIETVVQKSIEKISQNPLHSKS, from the coding sequence ATGAGTTTTTTTGAAGATTACAATCTTGATGAGATAAAAAATGAGGTTGAAGAGGTTGCTTTTAGAGAGCTGGAAAGACAGCTTAGAGCAATTCGAAATGAAGATATATGTAAATGCATAGATTGTGTGCAGGATATGGCTTGTTTTGCCTTAAACCAGATAAAACCACGTTATGCAGTTTCACTTCTTGGTAGTATATTCACAAAAGTTGAAACAGAAACACTGATCAAAGATATTGAGACGGTTGTACAAAAGTCCATTGAAAAAATAAGCCAGAACCCGCTTCACAGCAAATCCTGA
- the dnaB gene encoding replicative DNA helicase yields MDSGSLKDKIPPYNEDAESAVLGSLLINFTLDALDTVRMYLGVGDFFRTAHQYIFHAVEQLEKKGSGVDLLTLIEELKSEALLEKSGGVAYISGLTSSVPTTANIEYYSKIVQECSVRRRLLTISANIHAQAHDDSKDTAEILEEVERQVFDINDQRSVDSIKSAGDVIKDAIYVIEQRYSQKGDFTGIPSGFDDLDALTTGFQKSEMIVIGARPSVGKTAFALTLAANIAIKNKINCGFFTLEMTTLSVMQRLLSLQANINSNKIRTGLLKPSDFNSLTDAASSIYDAPLWIDDTPNMKLLDLRAQARRMVSKYDVKILFVDYLGLITFEDKRIPRHEQMAEVSRSLKALARELDIPIIALSQVGRQTEGKAPGLADLRESGAIEQDADVVMFLHRERGIDNHEGTPENIETELIIAKQRNGPVGVVKMAFIPHFTKFVPLAYSS; encoded by the coding sequence ATGGATTCAGGTTCCCTGAAAGACAAAATACCCCCCTATAACGAAGATGCCGAATCTGCGGTATTGGGGTCGCTTCTCATTAATTTTACTCTCGATGCCCTGGATACTGTTCGTATGTATCTGGGAGTCGGGGATTTTTTCAGGACGGCTCATCAGTATATTTTTCATGCTGTTGAGCAACTTGAAAAAAAAGGAAGTGGTGTCGATCTTCTGACACTCATAGAAGAGCTGAAATCAGAGGCCCTTCTTGAAAAATCCGGTGGCGTTGCTTATATTTCGGGACTGACATCATCCGTTCCTACCACAGCAAATATCGAATATTATTCCAAGATCGTGCAGGAGTGCAGTGTTAGACGCAGATTGTTGACAATCAGCGCTAATATACACGCCCAGGCCCATGATGATTCAAAAGATACTGCAGAAATACTGGAAGAAGTAGAACGCCAGGTTTTTGATATTAACGATCAAAGATCCGTAGACTCCATAAAATCAGCCGGGGATGTTATAAAAGACGCGATCTATGTCATAGAGCAGCGTTATTCTCAAAAAGGTGATTTTACCGGTATTCCCTCGGGTTTCGATGATCTTGATGCCTTGACCACGGGATTTCAAAAATCTGAAATGATTGTCATCGGGGCCCGACCTTCTGTAGGTAAAACAGCATTTGCTTTGACCCTAGCCGCCAATATTGCGATCAAAAATAAAATAAACTGCGGTTTTTTTACTCTGGAAATGACAACTCTATCAGTCATGCAGAGGCTCCTGTCCCTTCAGGCAAATATTAATTCCAATAAGATTCGTACAGGATTGCTGAAACCTTCCGACTTTAATAGCCTCACAGATGCTGCCAGCAGTATTTATGATGCTCCCCTGTGGATTGATGACACTCCCAATATGAAGCTTCTGGATTTAAGAGCCCAGGCCAGAAGAATGGTCAGTAAGTATGATGTAAAGATTCTTTTTGTCGATTATCTGGGTCTTATAACTTTTGAAGATAAGAGGATTCCCCGGCATGAACAAATGGCGGAAGTCAGCCGTTCATTGAAGGCATTGGCCCGTGAATTGGATATTCCTATTATTGCTCTGTCCCAGGTCGGCCGTCAGACTGAGGGAAAGGCTCCCGGACTGGCAGACCTCCGTGAATCAGGAGCGATCGAACAGGATGCTGATGTCGTTATGTTTCTCCATCGTGAACGAGGGATTGACAATCATGAAGGAACACCTGAAAATATAGAAACTGAGCTTATCATAGCCAAGCAGCGAAACGGACCTGTGGGTGTGGTTAAAATGGCATTTATACCACATTTTACCAAGTTTGTTCCCCTGGCATACAGCAGTTGA
- a CDS encoding PIG-L deacetylase family protein, translating to MTDFNKNVLVVQAHPDDAEAWCAGTLALLKNAGFKISIATMTAGGMGGMSGNEDETICVRKKEARKAAALLDADYYCLDQRDGFVFDHEEVRIRMVDIIRKTKAGIVITHLLNDYHADHRATGAICDAAAMISSLPNVPSREEALPVTPLLYHSAPMSLSDPLGFPMASPHFYVDIGSTIDVKLKMLGCHESQIQLMKHMHKIDDFFGEMKKFSHELGIGVGVDYAECFWQHLGGGFQKNPLIQDVLKKHIILKEK from the coding sequence ATGACTGATTTCAATAAAAATGTACTGGTGGTCCAGGCGCATCCTGATGATGCAGAAGCCTGGTGTGCCGGAACCCTGGCCCTCTTGAAAAACGCAGGTTTTAAAATTTCCATCGCCACCATGACGGCCGGCGGCATGGGTGGGATGAGCGGGAATGAGGATGAAACAATCTGTGTTCGTAAAAAAGAAGCCCGAAAGGCTGCGGCTCTCCTTGATGCCGACTATTACTGTCTGGATCAGAGGGATGGATTTGTCTTTGATCATGAAGAGGTCAGAATCAGGATGGTGGATATAATCCGCAAGACAAAAGCGGGCATAGTTATCACACATCTCCTTAATGATTATCATGCAGATCATAGAGCCACAGGAGCCATCTGCGATGCTGCCGCCATGATCTCTTCCCTGCCCAATGTGCCCTCCAGGGAGGAGGCCCTCCCTGTTACCCCTCTATTGTATCATAGCGCTCCCATGAGCTTAAGCGACCCCCTGGGCTTTCCCATGGCATCTCCCCATTTCTATGTAGATATAGGTTCTACCATTGATGTGAAATTGAAAATGCTGGGCTGCCATGAATCGCAGATTCAGCTGATGAAGCATATGCATAAGATTGATGATTTCTTTGGAGAAATGAAGAAATTCAGCCATGAACTGGGAATAGGGGTGGGTGTGGACTACGCAGAATGCTTCTGGCAGCATCTGGGTGGGGGGTTTCAGAAAAACCCGCTCATTCAGGATGTCCTGAAAAAACATATTATCCTAAAGGAAAAATAA
- a CDS encoding SIS domain-containing protein, which produces MNQDEKYQKFALCREMLETPRVIRSLNIPHLQHFVDAVSQSQDVLLTGEGSSRIFPGKRAITQSLMKGETTRFFTEGSTQAMDYDLKDRAVFGSSNSGKTKELIRLFHKLGKDSHQRLFGITASENSPLESLCQTTYVLRCGAEKAVAATKSVAEQALFYDALRAGLRNETLKGLDQAAESVEKALKMEIDPSLINLIASADMIYFSGRNNGVAEELTLKTNEITRKKSDFLEGTYAAHGIEEVMNSKDILVVIDPFREEEEKFLECLTKGVGVQIISIASRKTSFTHSIVIPEAGDFQNYVELAAGWNLLVETGLSLGIDLDTPVRARKVGNEYIE; this is translated from the coding sequence ATGAATCAAGATGAAAAATATCAGAAATTTGCCTTATGCAGAGAAATGCTTGAAACTCCCCGAGTCATCCGGAGTCTCAATATCCCCCATCTACAGCACTTCGTTGATGCCGTTTCTCAGTCTCAGGATGTTCTCCTTACCGGAGAAGGCTCCAGTAGAATATTTCCTGGAAAGAGAGCCATTACCCAGTCCCTGATGAAGGGAGAAACGACCAGATTTTTCACAGAGGGATCAACCCAGGCAATGGACTATGATCTGAAGGACCGTGCTGTTTTTGGATCATCCAATTCTGGGAAAACGAAGGAACTGATCAGACTCTTTCATAAGCTGGGAAAAGACTCTCATCAAAGACTTTTTGGTATTACCGCCTCTGAAAATTCTCCATTGGAATCCCTCTGTCAGACCACGTATGTATTGAGATGCGGAGCCGAAAAGGCTGTGGCTGCGACAAAGAGTGTGGCCGAACAGGCTCTTTTTTATGATGCTCTGAGAGCAGGCTTAAGGAATGAAACTCTAAAAGGTCTTGATCAGGCGGCAGAGTCTGTAGAAAAAGCCCTCAAAATGGAAATAGATCCGTCTCTTATTAATTTGATCGCCTCAGCGGATATGATATATTTTTCAGGACGCAATAACGGAGTAGCCGAAGAACTGACTCTGAAAACAAATGAGATAACCCGGAAAAAATCGGATTTCCTTGAAGGGACCTACGCAGCCCATGGCATCGAGGAAGTCATGAATTCAAAGGATATTCTTGTTGTTATCGACCCCTTCAGAGAGGAAGAGGAAAAGTTTCTGGAATGTCTGACAAAGGGGGTAGGGGTTCAGATTATTTCAATTGCCTCAAGGAAAACATCATTCACCCATAGCATTGTGATCCCCGAAGCCGGAGATTTTCAAAACTATGTTGAACTCGCGGCGGGATGGAATCTTCTGGTGGAAACAGGTTTGTCCCTTGGAATTGATCTGGATACGCCCGTCAGGGCCAGAAAAGTTGGAAACGAATACATAGAATAA
- the rpsF gene encoding 30S ribosomal protein S6 — MRSYEFTAVFRVKEDNYATGLKNVKEIFEKNGVTTLSEEDMGDRLLAYPVLKDERGHYHLLNIDADPAGILKIENALKLQTSLLRYLFVKKEK; from the coding sequence ATGAGATCCTATGAATTTACAGCAGTTTTCCGCGTAAAGGAAGACAACTATGCTACCGGTCTGAAAAATGTTAAAGAAATTTTTGAGAAAAACGGTGTAACAACCCTATCTGAAGAAGATATGGGTGACAGATTATTGGCCTACCCAGTCCTAAAAGACGAACGTGGTCATTACCATCTGCTCAATATCGATGCAGATCCTGCAGGAATCCTTAAAATTGAAAATGCTCTGAAACTTCAGACATCTCTTCTCAGATATCTTTTCGTTAAAAAAGAAAAGTAA
- a CDS encoding phosphatidate cytidylyltransferase: MTHIQKRFLLFGTALPILALLIVIPYAKHLAINTIVLLITIVGTHEMAKMIKAAGIFIHVKTVTTSSAILPVITYLIVMGVLPESAILFYFLAAATLILVIPAFTMATVQFKGIIESAASSLLCLIYPGFFLTFIIRFSSFDFASYILIVFMLTVYFNDSFAWFMGVFFGKNSKRNIFHVSPNKSLIGFGGGIIASLFVTICSWFLLHHIFNGPLWSMIFLGLLAGITTILGDLVESGIKRSAGVKDSGSIVMGRGGLLDSIDSLLLTAPVFYYLLNYAIV; encoded by the coding sequence ATGACACATATCCAAAAGCGTTTTCTATTATTTGGAACAGCTCTGCCAATTTTGGCATTGCTCATTGTAATCCCCTATGCGAAGCATCTTGCCATTAATACTATTGTTCTTCTGATCACAATAGTCGGAACCCATGAAATGGCTAAAATGATAAAGGCTGCTGGAATCTTCATCCATGTTAAAACAGTGACGACTTCTTCAGCCATTCTGCCGGTCATCACCTACCTGATCGTGATGGGAGTTCTCCCGGAGAGTGCCATTCTTTTCTATTTTCTGGCAGCAGCAACGCTTATCCTTGTGATTCCTGCCTTTACCATGGCAACTGTTCAGTTCAAGGGAATCATAGAATCGGCAGCCAGTTCATTGCTATGCCTCATTTATCCCGGGTTTTTTCTGACTTTCATCATCAGATTTTCCAGCTTTGATTTTGCAAGTTATATCCTCATTGTATTTATGCTCACCGTCTATTTCAATGATTCCTTTGCCTGGTTTATGGGTGTTTTTTTTGGAAAAAATTCAAAAAGAAATATTTTTCATGTCAGCCCCAATAAAAGCCTTATCGGTTTTGGCGGGGGTATTATAGCATCATTGTTTGTAACCATTTGCAGTTGGTTTCTTTTACATCATATATTCAATGGACCTTTATGGTCGATGATCTTTCTGGGACTTCTCGCTGGAATAACAACGATTCTGGGTGACCTTGTAGAATCAGGAATAAAAAGGTCGGCAGGTGTGAAGGACTCGGGAAGCATCGTTATGGGGAGAGGGGGTCTTCTGGATTCCATAGACTCACTTCTTTTGACAGCTCCTGTGTTTTATTATCTGCTGAACTATGCAATCGTATAA
- a CDS encoding single-stranded DNA-binding protein, with product MAEDLNRVILVGRLTRDAELQYTNTGWAICKMGLAVNRRRKQGDQWVDEANFFDVTLFGKRAESLNQYLSKGTQLAVEGHLRQERWEQDGNKRSKVTIEATNIQLLGSKNDRGQTGDSSHQGNQQGTSTPRNSQPFESYSKPEKSSGGGQADRFEDDIPF from the coding sequence ATGGCAGAAGATTTAAATCGCGTAATTCTCGTCGGAAGACTGACTCGAGATGCCGAACTCCAATATACAAATACGGGTTGGGCTATTTGCAAAATGGGACTAGCTGTAAACCGGAGACGGAAACAGGGAGATCAATGGGTTGATGAGGCCAACTTTTTTGATGTCACTCTTTTCGGTAAACGGGCAGAATCCCTGAATCAGTACCTCAGTAAAGGAACGCAGCTTGCTGTTGAAGGTCATCTCCGGCAGGAACGCTGGGAGCAGGATGGCAACAAACGCAGCAAGGTGACAATCGAAGCCACAAATATCCAGCTACTTGGAAGTAAAAACGACCGAGGGCAGACGGGAGATTCTTCCCATCAGGGTAATCAACAGGGAACATCAACCCCCAGAAATTCTCAACCTTTTGAGTCATACAGTAAACCTGAAAAGAGTTCGGGCGGAGGACAGGCAGATCGGTTTGAGGATGATATACCATTTTGA
- the rseP gene encoding RIP metalloprotease RseP: MIILKILFGLFGLSIVVVVHEAGHLIAARLSGIKVEAFSIGWGKIIYTKMWKGTEFRLSLFPLGGYCKMQGEQAMIQAWESKSKTIESAHGDMYGASWWKRIIVSISGPVMNLIFAAVIFFSVSLIGYNIYFYPSQIVLASEYTDRTDYPADSAGLQSGDYVIAVNHKDIERFDQLQEAIILHPDEDITLTILRNGLEKTISVRPELNKDSGAGTLGIYPWIDPVVRSLSEDSEFHSFGLLGGDRITSVNGVEVHHALEISSLLGNEGIKSISVIRNGFEKNLLLDQSKVIENAGIQFDYLTMRTESGQIMKSFSESSSETYSTVKNSLKGLTLLFKGINLQSAVSGPLRITYMTGDLAFSGFSHGISEGFLSFFRFLALINIALFIMNLLPIPVLDGGQILLFLIEGLTRRKPNPAVLYRYQMIGTVLVFALILFATMNDILFFSRK, encoded by the coding sequence ATGATAATACTGAAAATACTCTTTGGACTCTTCGGACTGTCCATTGTTGTCGTCGTTCATGAGGCCGGTCATTTAATTGCCGCCAGACTATCGGGTATAAAAGTGGAAGCCTTTTCCATTGGTTGGGGTAAAATCATTTATACCAAGATGTGGAAAGGAACCGAGTTCCGCCTTTCCCTCTTCCCCCTGGGGGGGTACTGCAAAATGCAGGGAGAACAGGCCATGATTCAGGCCTGGGAAAGTAAATCCAAAACAATTGAAAGTGCCCATGGTGACATGTACGGAGCCAGCTGGTGGAAGCGTATCATTGTATCAATCAGCGGTCCTGTAATGAATCTGATTTTTGCCGCAGTGATATTCTTTTCTGTCAGTCTTATAGGATATAATATTTACTTTTACCCCTCTCAAATAGTTCTGGCCTCGGAATACACTGACCGTACCGACTATCCAGCCGATTCTGCCGGACTTCAAAGCGGTGATTATGTTATTGCAGTTAATCACAAGGACATTGAGCGCTTTGATCAGCTTCAGGAAGCGATCATCCTTCATCCAGACGAGGATATAACCCTGACCATCCTCCGGAATGGCTTGGAAAAGACTATATCAGTACGTCCGGAATTGAATAAAGACAGCGGCGCCGGAACTCTGGGAATTTACCCCTGGATAGATCCTGTAGTCAGATCCCTTTCAGAAGATTCTGAGTTTCACTCTTTTGGTCTGCTCGGGGGGGACAGGATCACATCAGTCAACGGAGTGGAAGTACATCATGCCCTGGAGATAAGCAGTCTGTTGGGAAATGAAGGTATAAAATCTATTTCTGTAATCAGAAATGGTTTCGAAAAGAACCTCCTTCTGGATCAGTCGAAGGTGATAGAAAATGCAGGAATCCAATTTGATTATTTGACAATGAGAACAGAATCTGGACAGATCATGAAATCTTTCTCTGAAAGTTCTTCCGAAACATACTCAACAGTCAAAAATTCTTTAAAAGGATTAACTCTGCTATTTAAGGGAATCAACCTGCAGTCTGCCGTGTCGGGTCCCCTGCGGATAACCTATATGACAGGAGATCTGGCATTTTCAGGATTCAGTCATGGAATTTCCGAAGGGTTTCTAAGCTTTTTCCGCTTTCTGGCTCTCATTAATATAGCTTTGTTTATCATGAATCTCCTTCCCATTCCCGTTCTGGATGGAGGGCAGATTCTTTTGTTTCTGATAGAGGGTTTGACACGTAGAAAACCGAATCCAGCTGTATTATACAGATACCAGATGATAGGAACGGTCCTTGTTTTTGCTCTTATACTATTTGCCACCATGAACGATATATTATTTTTCTCGAGGAAATGA
- a CDS encoding WD40 repeat domain-containing protein — MHKLKMIILSLLMTFSFNLMAQSNRIIIDSGHNKSVASLEYHEMSGKLVSADESGLIKIWDLESEKLEYQVDTGLKGSLEIKVHPLKTEIAILITRPGYSGLSVWNWKTGRNLFTKSLTNRPVQFEYSGSGKFLFIVRVGTPSIILYDSQSGREFSYLKRLNGLFSSAYIGSKETTIMAYSNSGYFRFYDIRTGSLQNESTTLEDLRDITVLQTEGKRYIIARKEDNLFMVDRLTGEVRDSLTTARMVSYSIDQNKGVLSIIKESETGKLSISQTDTTGARFTPLSTSSYLNNSRPFSEDMTRDTGYFRITDSFRDILSAENRVFLSDSSGTIWQINKDSLKPEIFKKNIISPIHDLSFNADKLYMLSEKDIINLKSNFFVSSRVHSLNRLSDLTIGFSMNPLPGESYMEGYDQERLLIWSTENKGKGYVLYDPVMDSVINSNNSYKSSLIQIHVRNNQVLALESSGEASLSNIHTGIKEFDFSALGMVSLNFVDDTMLMAGKSLMKTSRNPLFTVQTNTGEIIPFEDNRFLVHNILSPENGNSIYTVGLLSNSDGSTETQIRSHQKNNPSQVTTLYRRDGEWINSILTVDSSSYTPTLYGSISGRDIIRLRGSQKKVWEYDRNIDNMFYHESILYIINSDGSLTLFDPQRGTKIVDYYMLSDNNWIAISAGNTENPYISSRNAALSINSFSQATGRAVRTQFQIMDTKKED; from the coding sequence ATGCATAAATTAAAAATGATAATACTCTCTCTGCTTATGACATTCTCTTTCAATCTTATGGCTCAGAGTAATAGAATCATCATAGATTCAGGGCACAATAAATCCGTTGCCTCTCTGGAATATCATGAAATGAGCGGAAAGCTGGTTTCGGCAGACGAATCAGGTCTGATTAAAATATGGGATTTAGAGAGTGAAAAACTGGAATATCAGGTAGATACAGGACTAAAGGGATCTCTTGAAATCAAGGTTCATCCTCTGAAAACTGAAATTGCCATCCTGATCACACGTCCTGGATACAGCGGACTTTCAGTCTGGAATTGGAAAACCGGGCGCAACTTGTTTACTAAGAGTCTCACAAACCGGCCTGTACAGTTTGAATATTCAGGTAGTGGCAAATTTCTTTTCATTGTCCGTGTCGGTACTCCCAGTATAATTCTCTATGACAGTCAAAGCGGCAGGGAGTTTTCTTACTTGAAACGATTGAACGGTTTATTCAGTTCCGCCTATATCGGTTCTAAAGAGACAACCATCATGGCATATAGCAATTCTGGTTACTTCCGCTTTTATGATATTCGTACTGGATCCCTGCAAAATGAATCGACTACTTTAGAGGATTTAAGGGATATCACAGTGCTTCAGACTGAGGGAAAAAGATATATTATCGCCAGAAAAGAGGATAATCTTTTCATGGTTGACCGCCTGACCGGAGAAGTAAGGGATTCCTTGACTACTGCCAGGATGGTTTCATACTCTATTGATCAGAACAAGGGTGTACTCAGTATCATTAAGGAATCGGAAACCGGTAAACTGAGTATCAGTCAGACCGACACAACAGGAGCCAGGTTCACTCCCCTTTCAACCTCAAGCTATTTAAACAACTCCCGCCCTTTCAGTGAAGACATGACAAGGGATACCGGATATTTCAGAATCACTGATTCCTTCAGAGATATCCTGAGTGCGGAAAACCGGGTATTCCTCTCCGACAGTAGTGGAACAATCTGGCAGATCAACAAGGATAGTCTGAAACCGGAGATCTTCAAAAAAAATATTATTTCACCCATTCATGATCTGAGCTTTAATGCGGACAAGCTGTATATGCTGTCGGAAAAAGATATAATCAACTTGAAAAGCAATTTTTTTGTTTCCTCTCGTGTTCACAGCTTAAACCGATTGAGCGATCTGACCATAGGATTCTCTATGAACCCTCTTCCCGGAGAGTCCTATATGGAAGGTTATGATCAGGAACGCCTGCTTATCTGGTCTACTGAAAACAAAGGAAAAGGATACGTTCTCTATGATCCAGTAATGGATTCGGTCATTAACAGCAACAACAGTTACAAGTCGTCGCTGATACAGATCCATGTCCGAAACAATCAGGTGCTGGCTTTGGAAAGCAGTGGTGAAGCATCTCTCAGCAATATCCATACGGGCATTAAGGAATTTGATTTCTCAGCTCTGGGAATGGTCAGTCTGAACTTTGTAGATGATACAATGCTCATGGCAGGAAAATCTCTTATGAAGACAAGTAGGAATCCCCTCTTCACTGTACAGACCAATACAGGAGAAATTATACCTTTTGAAGATAACAGATTCCTGGTTCATAACATTCTCAGCCCGGAGAATGGGAATAGTATATATACAGTCGGTCTGTTGTCGAATAGTGATGGTTCCACAGAAACACAGATCAGAAGTCATCAGAAAAACAATCCGTCTCAGGTCACAACACTTTACAGAAGAGATGGAGAATGGATTAACTCCATTCTCACCGTTGATTCATCCTCTTATACTCCCACTCTTTACGGCAGTATCAGCGGTAGAGATATCATCAGGTTGAGAGGTTCTCAGAAAAAAGTATGGGAGTATGACAGAAATATAGACAACATGTTTTACCATGAGTCCATACTCTATATTATAAATAGTGATGGATCCCTCACTCTCTTTGATCCGCAAAGAGGCACAAAAATTGTTGATTATTATATGCTCAGTGATAACAACTGGATTGCCATATCCGCGGGAAATACTGAAAACCCCTATATAAGCAGCAGAAATGCTGCTCTAAGTATCAATTCTTTTTCCCAGGCCACAGGACGGGCTGTAAGGACACAGTTTCAAATCATGGACACAAAAAAAGAGGACTGA
- the dxr gene encoding 1-deoxy-D-xylulose-5-phosphate reductoisomerase: MKKVLLLGSTGSIGQNTLDIIRLYTEEFLLVGLQAHSNEPLLLQNGAEFPHALLCLSGRRPDSQLISYQGGVGILQLIEDSRADIVVNGIVGASGLGPSVKSLECGMNLALANKESMVLAGSLIKHLASVNNCRLLPVDSEHSALFMLLENQRKENVSEIILTASGGPFRNKSLEEFSSISIDEALAHPTWSMGRKISIDSATMANKGLEVIEAQQLFDFDVDRIKVLIHPQSYVHSLIRTKDMALYAQISEPDMRLPIQDALFYPQMRKVPWTYLDLAGKTLEFNEPDLKKFPMLHHAFECARQGAASPIAYNGANEVAVDAFLKEKIGFTAIADVTAHTLEFDWFKQHNTVDEILESDRKSREIAESYIRTLKT; the protein is encoded by the coding sequence ATGAAAAAAGTATTATTACTGGGTTCAACAGGATCCATCGGCCAGAACACACTGGATATTATCCGTCTATATACCGAAGAGTTCCTTCTTGTCGGGCTTCAGGCTCACAGTAATGAGCCCCTTCTGCTCCAGAATGGAGCAGAATTTCCCCATGCCCTCCTCTGCCTGAGCGGCAGAAGACCCGATTCTCAGCTGATCTCATATCAAGGCGGTGTTGGGATTCTTCAATTAATTGAGGATTCCCGTGCCGATATTGTTGTCAATGGTATTGTCGGTGCCAGCGGTTTAGGCCCCTCGGTCAAATCACTGGAATGCGGCATGAACCTGGCCCTGGCCAATAAAGAATCGATGGTTCTGGCAGGATCACTTATAAAACATCTGGCATCGGTGAACAACTGCCGTTTATTACCTGTAGATTCTGAACATTCGGCCCTTTTTATGCTGCTGGAAAATCAGAGAAAAGAAAATGTTTCAGAAATAATCCTCACTGCATCAGGCGGACCCTTCAGAAATAAATCATTGGAAGAGTTCAGTTCCATCAGCATAGATGAGGCTCTCGCTCATCCAACCTGGTCAATGGGCCGGAAAATCTCAATAGATTCGGCCACTATGGCTAACAAAGGTCTTGAAGTAATAGAAGCACAACAGCTTTTTGATTTTGATGTGGATAGAATCAAGGTTTTGATTCATCCACAAAGCTATGTTCACTCCCTCATCAGAACAAAAGACATGGCTCTGTATGCACAGATCAGCGAACCCGATATGAGACTGCCCATACAAGATGCCCTTTTTTATCCTCAGATGAGAAAAGTGCCCTGGACATACCTTGATCTGGCAGGGAAGACACTGGAATTCAATGAACCTGACTTGAAAAAATTCCCCATGCTCCATCATGCATTCGAATGTGCACGCCAGGGAGCAGCCAGCCCGATTGCCTACAATGGTGCCAACGAAGTAGCCGTGGATGCCTTTTTGAAGGAGAAAATAGGTTTTACTGCCATTGCTGATGTCACGGCACATACACTGGAATTTGACTGGTTTAAACAGCATAATACAGTAGATGAAATTCTGGAAAGCGACAGGAAGTCCAGAGAAATTGCGGAATCATATATAAGGACTCTTAAGACATGA
- the rplI gene encoding 50S ribosomal protein L9, protein MKIILNQDMSSLGEEGDVKVVADGYARNFLIPKKMAVAYNKANLNMFEQKKVSIEKRKESKRKDAMGLKDRLSNETLIIDMPAGDKGKLFGAVTPATIVDELNKIGLVIEKKKIEISGNSIKLTGSFTVKVKLYGNETADLKVTINGIQTEGSESRSSRKAETKVETAAVAEESTAAEVTESSAAVEDAETVSENTTE, encoded by the coding sequence ATGAAGATTATATTAAATCAGGATATGTCCAGCCTTGGTGAAGAAGGGGACGTAAAAGTTGTTGCTGACGGTTACGCCAGAAACTTCCTTATACCTAAAAAAATGGCTGTTGCATACAACAAAGCTAACTTGAACATGTTTGAACAGAAAAAAGTATCTATCGAGAAAAGAAAAGAATCCAAGAGAAAAGATGCTATGGGTCTTAAAGACCGCCTGAGCAACGAAACTCTGATCATCGATATGCCTGCCGGTGACAAAGGTAAACTTTTCGGTGCAGTAACACCAGCGACCATCGTTGATGAACTAAACAAAATCGGTCTTGTCATCGAAAAGAAAAAGATCGAAATTTCTGGAAACTCTATAAAACTGACAGGGTCATTCACTGTAAAAGTCAAACTTTACGGCAATGAAACTGCAGATCTGAAAGTGACCATTAATGGTATTCAGACTGAAGGTTCTGAGTCTAGATCTTCTCGTAAAGCAGAAACCAAAGTAGAGACAGCTGCTGTTGCAGAAGAGTCTACTGCAGCCGAAGTTACTGAATCTTCAGCAGCAGTTGAAGATGCAGAAACTGTTTCAGAAAACACAACCGAATAA